From one Deinococcus sp. QL22 genomic stretch:
- a CDS encoding AbrB/MazE/SpoVT family DNA-binding domain-containing protein translates to MNAQGRVVVPVQVRERLNVPKGSEFVLYVDGERIVMEQKGEARSRLFALGAQLAPEDVNLTEEFLQDRREAARREGGE, encoded by the coding sequence ATGAACGCCCAAGGTCGCGTTGTTGTGCCTGTCCAAGTGCGTGAACGCCTCAATGTTCCTAAAGGTAGCGAGTTTGTGCTGTATGTGGATGGGGAACGCATTGTGATGGAACAAAAAGGCGAAGCGCGGTCACGCCTCTTCGCCCTCGGCGCCCAACTTGCCCCCGAAGACGTGAATCTGACAGAGGAGTTCTTGCAAGACCGCCGTGAGGCTGCGCGACGTGAAGGAGGCGAGTGA
- a CDS encoding SIS domain-containing protein has product MLTPETVPSVVAAAIDRDLIVSSLQGALRAKDEAAALGRELAHQIDRIYFVACGAPNRVMLSLEYWLDQAQTDLVVKRYFPAEFLALQPKLDERTLVVLASKSGTTQETVQAAQFLRGQICRTVVVTSTADKPLSQGAQHLLLMGETEQAHTGVYIVLQGLVAGLLDGRHGYALYEPLMRSLDALPGVLVESAELSDARGRIDAQTYRTNQTFYHLASGPVFATAYVFGVCMLMEMQWVHSVPFEAAEWFHGPFEILDEHTPVFVLLGEDPSRPLAERALAFCQKYTSHVMAYDSRDLPMTGVAPEVRALLAPYALQAALNRFAEHLAAERQQSLDTRRYMWITEY; this is encoded by the coding sequence ATGCTGACCCCCGAGACTGTCCCGTCCGTTGTTGCCGCCGCCATCGACCGCGATCTGATTGTCAGCAGCCTGCAAGGGGCGCTGCGGGCCAAAGACGAGGCGGCTGCACTGGGCCGTGAGCTGGCCCATCAGATCGACCGCATCTATTTTGTGGCCTGCGGTGCGCCCAACCGCGTCATGCTCAGCCTGGAGTACTGGCTTGACCAGGCCCAGACCGACTTGGTGGTGAAGCGCTACTTTCCAGCAGAATTTCTGGCCTTGCAGCCCAAGTTGGACGAACGCACCCTGGTAGTCCTGGCTTCCAAATCGGGCACCACGCAGGAAACGGTTCAGGCGGCACAGTTTCTGAGGGGCCAGATCTGCCGCACCGTGGTGGTCACCAGTACCGCAGACAAACCCCTGTCACAGGGCGCACAGCATCTGCTCCTGATGGGAGAAACCGAGCAGGCCCATACCGGGGTGTATATCGTGTTGCAGGGGCTGGTGGCCGGGCTGCTGGATGGACGGCACGGGTACGCCCTCTATGAACCGCTGATGCGTTCGCTGGACGCCCTGCCCGGCGTGCTGGTGGAATCGGCGGAACTCAGTGACGCGCGGGGCCGGATCGACGCCCAGACGTACCGCACAAACCAGACCTTTTATCATCTGGCGTCGGGGCCGGTGTTTGCCACTGCCTACGTGTTCGGCGTCTGCATGCTGATGGAAATGCAGTGGGTGCATAGCGTTCCTTTTGAGGCCGCCGAATGGTTCCACGGTCCCTTTGAGATTCTGGATGAACACACCCCCGTCTTCGTGCTGCTTGGAGAAGACCCCAGCCGCCCTCTGGCCGAGCGGGCGTTGGCCTTTTGCCAGAAATACACCAGCCACGTGATGGCCTACGATTCCCGCGACCTGCCCATGACGGGCGTGGCTCCCGAGGTTCGGGCGCTTCTGGCCCCGTACGCCCTTCAGGCTGCCCTGAACCGCTTTGCAGAACACCTTGCCGCCGAGCGCCAGCAATCTCTGGACACCCGGCGCTACATGTGGATCACGGAGTACTGA
- a CDS encoding MarR family winged helix-turn-helix transcriptional regulator, with amino-acid sequence MSEPDPVGRDTLQFCLNLNRATAVLTRHIDHRLSALHGLSLNDFTVLYFVAQVPQGKVRRSDLATQLGLTASGVTRLLLPLEKIGLITRLPDIRDARISYVALTPTGSELLSHALSSAAHISEDLIGHVPATQLRALSALLDSLK; translated from the coding sequence ATGTCTGAGCCTGATCCGGTCGGACGTGACACCCTTCAATTCTGCCTCAACCTAAACCGGGCGACCGCCGTCCTCACCCGTCACATCGATCACCGTCTCAGCGCCTTGCACGGGCTCAGTCTGAACGACTTCACTGTCCTCTACTTCGTGGCTCAAGTGCCTCAGGGCAAGGTGCGCCGCAGCGATCTGGCCACGCAGCTGGGGTTGACCGCCTCGGGGGTGACGCGGCTGCTCCTCCCTCTGGAAAAGATTGGCCTGATCACGCGCCTGCCAGACATCCGCGACGCACGCATCAGTTACGTCGCCCTCACCCCCACGGGCAGTGAACTGCTCAGCCATGCCCTCTCCTCTGCAGCCCATATCAGCGAGGACCTCATCGGGCACGTGCCTGCGACGCAACTCCGGGCGCTCTCCGCGCTCCTTGATTCTTTGAAGTAA
- a CDS encoding ATP-binding protein, whose product MKPLPIVHVIYGPQGAGKTTHARTLTTQTQGVRFSMDEWMVTLYGSDLPQPLDLSWVMARVARCHTQIWTMVQQLVTVHISVILDLGFLTTDDRERARQLAVQCGATPTFHLIDAPADLRRSRVLHRNEIQGETFALTVTPAMFDMMERVYQPPTASELAEALHGAGAHV is encoded by the coding sequence ATGAAGCCCCTCCCCATTGTGCACGTTATCTACGGTCCTCAAGGCGCCGGCAAAACCACCCACGCACGGACATTGACCACCCAGACCCAGGGGGTGCGGTTCTCCATGGATGAGTGGATGGTCACCCTCTACGGCTCGGATCTGCCTCAACCACTTGACCTGAGCTGGGTCATGGCGCGCGTTGCCCGCTGCCATACTCAGATTTGGACTATGGTTCAGCAACTCGTGACCGTCCATATCTCCGTCATCCTCGACCTCGGGTTCTTGACCACCGATGACCGCGAGCGTGCCCGGCAGTTGGCCGTACAATGCGGCGCGACACCGACATTTCACCTGATTGACGCGCCAGCCGATCTCCGCCGCTCACGTGTGCTCCACCGCAACGAGATCCAAGGCGAAACATTCGCCCTGACCGTCACCCCAGCCATGTTCGACATGATGGAACGGGTATACCAGCCACCAACCGCGTCAGAATTAGCCGAAGCACTTCATGGAGCAGGAGCACATGTCTGA
- a CDS encoding M23 family metallopeptidase — protein MNVPVALLAVLLSWGSGTYTVKPGDTLYSIAQTQGTTVSELTGLNRLQSPALQVGQILQLSSAAPAVQQMAGVTVTAPTQVRMGDAFVLRLSGSRVQEATVRFPSEVGEDVRLPNEVLKPVSSAGGALVFGRVVLGKSTPVVYEIRVGQDVIRGSIPVTDQRQATQHLNLPSSISSRMQDPARKAEEEAVERAYTLRTAQQWNQPFQVALSTRLTASAFGQPRTYTAGSPVVYHYGEDYLAKAGTPVRAVNAGVVVVAGNYPVRGGLVIIDHGLGVTSLYFHQRRVLVRVGQTVSRGQQLGEVGSEGVSNAPHLHLELRVRGEATRPAQWMNRIWPQ, from the coding sequence ATGAATGTTCCTGTGGCTCTGCTCGCGGTTCTCCTGTCCTGGGGTTCAGGCACGTACACCGTCAAGCCCGGCGACACCCTGTATTCCATTGCCCAAACGCAGGGCACCACCGTTTCTGAGTTAACGGGACTCAACCGCCTTCAGAGTCCTGCCCTCCAGGTCGGCCAGATCCTGCAACTCTCTTCAGCTGCTCCTGCTGTGCAGCAGATGGCGGGCGTCACCGTGACGGCTCCAACTCAAGTTCGTATGGGTGACGCATTCGTGTTGCGCCTCTCGGGATCCCGGGTGCAGGAGGCGACCGTGCGGTTTCCAAGCGAGGTGGGTGAAGATGTTCGCCTGCCGAACGAGGTGCTGAAGCCGGTCAGTTCCGCCGGAGGGGCACTCGTGTTCGGACGGGTGGTGTTGGGCAAGTCGACGCCCGTCGTGTACGAGATTCGCGTGGGACAGGACGTGATCCGGGGTTCCATTCCGGTCACGGACCAAAGACAAGCCACACAGCATTTGAACCTGCCCTCAAGTATCAGCAGCAGAATGCAGGATCCGGCCCGCAAAGCCGAGGAGGAGGCCGTCGAACGGGCCTACACCCTGCGAACGGCCCAACAGTGGAATCAACCGTTCCAGGTCGCGCTCTCGACCCGGCTGACGGCGAGCGCATTTGGTCAACCCCGCACCTATACCGCCGGCAGTCCCGTTGTGTACCACTACGGCGAGGATTACCTCGCCAAAGCTGGGACACCCGTCCGTGCCGTCAATGCCGGCGTCGTCGTCGTCGCCGGCAACTACCCGGTTCGCGGCGGCCTCGTGATCATTGATCACGGCCTGGGGGTCACCAGCCTGTACTTCCACCAGCGCCGCGTGCTGGTGCGCGTGGGCCAGACGGTGAGCCGGGGGCAGCAGCTCGGAGAAGTGGGTTCCGAGGGTGTCAGCAACGCTCCCCATTTGCACTTGGAACTGCGGGTGCGCGGAGAGGCCACCCGTCCCGCACAGTGGATGAACCGGATCTGGCCACAGTAA
- a CDS encoding Crp/Fnr family transcriptional regulator produces the protein MTDRALRILLQLPIFRGSSSGVLGPLARQAEFQALERGSVLFRVGDAIEYVHVVVSGSVRVFRMSKDGYRELTLHVEGPRQMVAAIATFQRQATYPASAEALQTPTEILRMPADVVQATVFASPDLSAAVIGAFARRQAELLNRIDQLVFSGLSVRLAIYLLEHAQTSFQLPTNSELAALLGTVPELVSRKLGEFYRLGLIRLEHRRVVVANLEELQRLVGES, from the coding sequence GTGACAGACCGCGCCCTAAGGATCTTGCTGCAACTCCCGATCTTTCGCGGCTCAAGCAGCGGGGTACTCGGTCCTCTGGCGCGTCAGGCCGAATTTCAGGCGCTAGAGCGGGGCAGCGTGCTGTTCCGTGTGGGAGACGCCATCGAGTACGTGCATGTGGTCGTCAGCGGGAGCGTGCGGGTCTTCCGAATGTCTAAAGACGGCTACCGGGAACTGACCCTGCACGTCGAAGGCCCCCGGCAGATGGTCGCCGCCATCGCGACCTTTCAGAGGCAGGCCACCTATCCTGCCAGTGCCGAGGCGTTACAGACCCCCACAGAAATTCTGCGAATGCCCGCCGACGTGGTACAGGCCACTGTCTTCGCCTCTCCTGACCTGTCGGCAGCCGTGATCGGGGCGTTCGCCCGGCGGCAGGCAGAACTGCTGAACCGCATAGATCAGCTGGTCTTCAGCGGTCTGAGCGTGCGCCTGGCCATCTACTTGCTGGAACACGCCCAGACTTCTTTTCAGCTGCCCACCAACAGTGAATTGGCCGCCTTGCTGGGCACGGTACCGGAACTCGTCAGCCGCAAGCTCGGAGAGTTTTACCGTCTAGGCCTGATTCGTCTGGAACACCGCCGGGTCGTGGTGGCCAACCTGGAGGAGTTGCAACGGCTGGTCGGTGAATCCTGA
- a CDS encoding PIN domain-containing protein — protein MLLDASALMAYLLDEDGGEQSLQVIASRPCFVSSVTLTELEGKLVGRGAFTPQQVQAALDPLLSLVSELPFDAQCRPRAAFYYARKSPYGLSLGDAACLGTADALGHDVLTAERGWATIPDLPFQVHLIR, from the coding sequence GTGCTTCTGGATGCCAGTGCCCTGATGGCCTATCTGCTGGACGAGGACGGGGGAGAGCAGAGTCTGCAGGTGATCGCCAGCCGACCGTGTTTCGTCAGCAGCGTGACGCTCACCGAGTTGGAGGGCAAACTGGTCGGACGTGGGGCCTTTACTCCGCAACAGGTGCAGGCCGCGCTTGATCCGCTGCTGTCTCTGGTCTCTGAACTCCCCTTTGATGCCCAGTGCCGTCCCCGAGCCGCGTTTTATTACGCCCGCAAGAGTCCGTATGGACTGAGCCTCGGCGACGCGGCCTGTTTGGGCACGGCGGACGCGTTGGGGCATGACGTCCTGACCGCTGAACGAGGCTGGGCCACCATTCCAGACCTGCCGTTTCAAGTGCACCTGATCCGGTGA
- a CDS encoding AbrB/MazE/SpoVT family DNA-binding domain-containing protein has product MTVMLSYHLKLQAQGRLVVPTDVRAELGLKEGDEVILLKESNGYRLTSRSLLAAALLGSLQKTGAPELDLTAELLSDRQAEAAQKGW; this is encoded by the coding sequence ATGACTGTGATGCTCTCCTATCATCTAAAATTACAGGCACAGGGACGCCTTGTGGTACCTACGGATGTTCGTGCCGAACTTGGCTTAAAAGAGGGCGATGAGGTCATCCTCCTGAAAGAGAGCAATGGGTACCGCCTGACCAGTCGCTCTCTATTGGCGGCAGCGCTGCTTGGCTCCCTGCAGAAGACAGGCGCTCCCGAGCTTGACCTCACGGCGGAACTGCTCTCCGACCGGCAGGCCGAGGCGGCACAGAAGGGTTGGTAA
- a CDS encoding cupin domain-containing protein, whose translation MNRAEPPQILCATPHGRVLLFTLQTGQGLPSHRHPQHWGIITVLSGTLAATFGGMQTLSRSEVFRFDANEPIELRAATDDTCFLVTLIPMTPPETLP comes from the coding sequence ATGAACCGGGCCGAACCGCCCCAGATTCTCTGCGCCACCCCGCACGGACGCGTCCTTCTGTTCACATTGCAAACGGGCCAGGGCCTACCCAGTCACCGCCACCCACAGCACTGGGGAATCATTACGGTGCTGAGTGGAACGTTGGCGGCCACTTTTGGGGGGATGCAGACCCTCAGCCGATCTGAAGTGTTCAGATTCGACGCGAACGAGCCGATTGAACTGCGGGCGGCCACCGACGACACCTGTTTTCTGGTGACCCTGATCCCCATGACGCCGCCTGAAACGTTGCCGTGA
- a CDS encoding PfkB family carbohydrate kinase: MARLLGMGDNTADLYLSSATMYPGGNAVNAAALSARLGHPSSYMGCVGTDPAGHLILGALRAEGVDITHCRQIEGLTSWSKIEHRGGDRHFVGSDPGVQGQWTLDDQDLSFIARHDLVHTSIYSALDEVLPQIRQAAPVLSYDFSSEWTPELLIQVCPLLDVAFLSAGEGSLEAAQALATAAAEHGARVVVVTRGAEGSLALSGGELYFQPSLPAQVTDTLGAGDAFIAAFLQQWAEHQDIPAALNAGAQEAARNCATPGAFGHGAPFPAHLLQSTPL, from the coding sequence ATGGCCCGCTTGCTCGGAATGGGGGACAATACCGCTGACCTGTACCTGAGCAGCGCGACCATGTACCCCGGTGGAAACGCGGTGAACGCCGCAGCGCTCAGCGCGCGGCTGGGCCACCCTTCCAGCTACATGGGCTGTGTCGGCACAGATCCGGCGGGCCACCTGATTCTGGGGGCCCTGAGGGCCGAGGGCGTGGATATCACGCACTGCCGCCAGATAGAGGGCCTGACCTCCTGGTCCAAAATCGAGCACCGAGGCGGCGACCGTCATTTTGTGGGCAGTGACCCCGGCGTGCAGGGCCAGTGGACTCTCGACGATCAGGACCTCAGCTTCATTGCCCGCCACGACCTGGTGCATACCAGCATTTACAGCGCCTTAGATGAAGTGCTGCCCCAGATTCGGCAGGCCGCGCCAGTGCTGTCCTACGATTTTTCGTCGGAATGGACTCCAGAGCTTCTGATTCAGGTCTGCCCCCTGCTGGACGTGGCTTTCTTATCGGCGGGCGAAGGTTCGCTGGAAGCGGCGCAGGCTCTGGCCACAGCGGCGGCGGAGCACGGGGCGCGGGTGGTAGTGGTGACCCGTGGTGCGGAGGGTTCATTGGCCTTGAGTGGCGGGGAACTCTACTTCCAGCCCAGTCTTCCGGCGCAGGTGACCGACACCCTCGGGGCTGGTGACGCCTTTATTGCCGCCTTTTTGCAGCAGTGGGCCGAGCATCAGGACATCCCAGCGGCGCTGAACGCCGGTGCCCAAGAAGCCGCCCGCAACTGCGCTACCCCCGGAGCGTTTGGGCACGGCGCGCCCTTTCCTGCTCACCTTCTTCAGTCCACGCCCCTTTAA
- a CDS encoding ABC transporter substrate-binding protein, giving the protein MSQSRMYALLVVSLASATLPAQASSLSQIKTSGVLRLATEGNYPPFNFYKNKTLTGFEVELGNALARQLNLKPVWTTVVFESLLLGLNRNRYDLVIASHGITPERLKAVDFSAPHYCSGGVLVARPGGPRTLADLRGKVVTMGVNTTYLGYVQKLPGIAGVKTFSTTNDQINAVLNNRADAMVLDRFNAIDASKVLPGKLQLGDIVFPERIGMAMDKNNPELLSAVNKALATLMADGTYAKLSVKYFGQDVRCPKP; this is encoded by the coding sequence ATGTCCCAGTCCCGGATGTATGCCCTGCTGGTCGTGTCCCTTGCGAGTGCTACGCTTCCTGCCCAGGCGTCTTCCCTGTCGCAGATCAAAACATCGGGGGTGCTGCGGCTCGCCACCGAGGGCAACTATCCTCCCTTCAATTTTTACAAAAACAAGACCTTGACTGGCTTTGAGGTGGAGCTGGGCAATGCGCTGGCCCGTCAGCTGAACCTGAAGCCGGTGTGGACAACGGTGGTGTTTGAAAGCCTGCTGCTGGGGCTGAACCGCAACCGCTACGACCTGGTGATCGCCTCCCACGGCATCACCCCCGAGCGGCTCAAAGCGGTGGATTTCTCAGCGCCGCACTATTGCAGCGGCGGCGTGCTGGTCGCCCGGCCCGGCGGACCCCGCACCTTGGCAGACCTGAGAGGCAAGGTGGTCACCATGGGCGTCAACACCACCTATCTGGGCTACGTTCAAAAGCTGCCTGGCATTGCAGGCGTCAAGACGTTTTCGACCACCAACGACCAAATCAACGCCGTGCTGAACAACCGCGCCGATGCGATGGTGCTCGACCGCTTCAACGCCATCGATGCCAGCAAGGTACTGCCCGGCAAATTGCAACTGGGCGACATCGTATTTCCTGAACGCATCGGCATGGCGATGGACAAAAACAATCCCGAGTTGCTCAGCGCGGTCAACAAAGCCCTGGCGACCCTGATGGCAGACGGAACCTATGCCAAGCTCAGCGTCAAATACTTTGGACAGGATGTTCGTTGCCCAAAGCCCTGA
- a CDS encoding PIN domain-containing protein: MIILDASAIIAWLRQEPGADQVDAALQNDAVISAVNFAEVLSKVGERGGDVRAAARDLRIEGLQVELMCRTHAPWCLPALTAECAAGDWWVPQAP; the protein is encoded by the coding sequence GTGATCATTCTGGATGCCAGCGCCATCATCGCTTGGCTTCGGCAGGAACCGGGCGCAGATCAAGTGGACGCGGCCCTCCAGAATGACGCCGTGATCAGTGCCGTTAATTTCGCCGAAGTGCTGAGCAAAGTCGGTGAGCGCGGCGGCGACGTGCGGGCCGCTGCGCGGGATCTGCGCATTGAAGGCCTGCAGGTCGAGCTGATGTGTCGGACTCACGCGCCGTGGTGTCTGCCAGCGCTGACGGCGGAGTGTGCCGCCGGTGACTGGTGGGTACCACAAGCCCCCTGA
- a CDS encoding site-specific integrase codes for MAAVTEGDTATLLDLLEAHFVRTHGHVSPETLRKYRLGARTWLSYAQANAVEVLHPEAEDTDLWVRAMETAGKSPASVGVLLAGARALYAALRWSRATKDTPFTDTKPKKDRRRPWDERQPYPEWCIKFSSLFAEELHDREPGRGSRSCSLMTCPLLQLHCVGFFIASPHCFAQGFGQRTSCPKYLTLSLA; via the coding sequence GTGGCTGCTGTCACCGAAGGCGACACCGCCACGCTGCTCGACCTCCTCGAAGCCCATTTTGTCCGGACGCACGGCCACGTCAGTCCTGAAACCTTGCGCAAATACCGGCTGGGTGCCCGCACTTGGCTGAGCTATGCCCAAGCGAACGCGGTCGAGGTCTTGCATCCGGAAGCCGAAGACACCGACCTGTGGGTGCGGGCCATGGAGACTGCCGGGAAATCCCCCGCCTCTGTCGGCGTCCTGCTCGCCGGAGCACGCGCCCTCTACGCTGCCCTCCGTTGGAGCCGGGCCACCAAAGACACGCCGTTTACCGACACCAAGCCGAAAAAAGATAGGCGGCGCCCTTGGGATGAGCGCCAACCCTATCCAGAGTGGTGTATCAAGTTCAGTTCCCTATTTGCGGAAGAACTGCATGACCGGGAACCGGGGCGGGGTTCCCGGTCATGCAGTTTGATGACCTGCCCGCTCTTGCAGCTTCACTGTGTTGGTTTTTTCATTGCTTCTCCCCATTGCTTCGCTCAGGGCTTTGGGCAACGAACATCCTGTCCAAAGTATTTGACGCTGAGCTTGGCATAG
- a CDS encoding M23 family metallopeptidase, with amino-acid sequence MIQTPRPPTSPSMQTSAAHRTQGRRPFLQFRQATLLVLALLSSGASAYTVKPGDTLYSLARAQGTTVAELMRLNRLTSTALEVGQALQFPGEVPVQTPATPQTEQLVGLTVVAPATLEVGEAFVLRLGGPRAAQATVRFLSEEGEDVQLPGEALQPVAFGNEFVVLGRVVLGKSTPLVYDIQVGEERLRGTVKISSLPQPIQRLNLPASLSSKLEASARKAEDTVVEQTYLRRTPQAWSKPFQPALKVQGQSTAFGQPRIYVTGGPVQYHYGIDYPAPAGTPVTAMNDGTVVLAELFPVRGGLVVIDHGAGVSSLYFHQRKLLVRIGERVQRGQKIGEVGSTGLSTGPHLHLELRVRGTATDPAGWMNRLWPQ; translated from the coding sequence ATGATTCAGACCCCCCGCCCCCCAACCAGCCCCTCAATGCAGACCAGCGCGGCGCACCGGACTCAAGGCCGCCGCCCCTTCCTCCAGTTTCGGCAGGCCACCCTCCTGGTGCTGGCCTTGCTGAGCAGTGGGGCCAGCGCCTACACGGTAAAGCCGGGCGATACCCTGTACAGCCTGGCGCGGGCTCAGGGAACGACCGTGGCGGAACTGATGCGGCTCAACCGCCTGACCAGCACCGCCCTTGAAGTCGGACAGGCCCTCCAGTTTCCTGGAGAAGTGCCTGTTCAGACGCCGGCCACTCCCCAGACCGAGCAATTGGTGGGCCTGACGGTCGTGGCTCCTGCCACGCTGGAGGTGGGGGAGGCGTTTGTCCTGAGGCTGGGTGGACCGCGTGCCGCTCAAGCCACCGTACGGTTTCTGAGCGAAGAGGGCGAAGACGTCCAGCTGCCGGGCGAGGCGCTGCAGCCGGTCGCCTTTGGAAACGAGTTTGTGGTGCTGGGGCGGGTCGTTCTCGGAAAAAGCACACCGCTCGTCTATGACATTCAGGTGGGCGAAGAGCGTCTTCGCGGAACAGTCAAGATCAGCTCACTTCCGCAGCCGATCCAACGCCTGAATCTTCCGGCCAGTCTCAGCAGCAAGTTGGAAGCTTCCGCCCGCAAAGCAGAGGACACGGTGGTAGAGCAGACCTACCTCCGGCGAACGCCTCAGGCCTGGTCGAAGCCCTTTCAACCCGCACTGAAGGTGCAGGGGCAAAGTACCGCCTTCGGCCAACCCCGGATCTATGTAACGGGCGGACCCGTTCAATACCACTACGGCATAGACTATCCGGCCCCCGCAGGCACACCTGTGACGGCCATGAATGACGGAACGGTGGTGTTAGCTGAGCTATTTCCCGTGCGGGGTGGTCTGGTGGTGATCGACCACGGTGCGGGGGTATCCAGCCTGTATTTTCATCAGCGCAAGCTGCTGGTTCGGATTGGCGAGCGGGTTCAGCGCGGGCAAAAAATCGGTGAGGTCGGCAGCACTGGCCTGAGTACCGGCCCGCATCTGCATCTCGAACTCCGGGTCAGAGGAACCGCGACAGATCCTGCAGGCTGGATGAACCGCCTCTGGCCACAGTGA
- a CDS encoding GntR family transcriptional regulator — protein sequence MTDDLTPRRYLQVQQRLQEMLGSREYQPGDKVPSERELAQTLSVSRMTVRRAVDNLVKQGLLERDSTTGTRVSTPKVRRLLNHAHLHSITQMVAATGGRAGGKLLEFLRTAAPANVASKLHLVPGSPVVVIRRLRLVDGVPFCLETSYLSAARVPGLAAEDLLEGGSLYQILEERYGIAAALGESVIGVSFATPPEAEALNLAPNHAVLLYRSVVQDTSGQPFEYLKSVNHPQLVVFNIGEGRAVVAQEP from the coding sequence ATGACGGACGACTTAACGCCACGCCGCTACCTGCAGGTTCAGCAGCGTCTTCAGGAAATGCTCGGAAGCCGCGAGTACCAGCCCGGCGACAAGGTGCCCTCGGAGCGAGAACTGGCCCAGACTCTCAGCGTCAGCCGCATGACAGTGCGCCGGGCGGTCGACAACCTGGTCAAACAGGGGCTGCTGGAGCGGGACAGCACGACCGGCACGCGGGTCAGCACGCCCAAAGTCCGGCGACTGCTTAATCACGCTCACCTTCACAGCATCACGCAGATGGTGGCGGCCACAGGGGGGCGGGCCGGAGGCAAGTTGCTGGAATTCCTACGAACCGCGGCTCCGGCCAATGTGGCGTCCAAATTGCACCTCGTTCCCGGCAGCCCCGTGGTGGTCATCCGCCGCCTGCGCCTCGTGGACGGCGTGCCCTTTTGTCTGGAAACGAGTTATCTGTCGGCGGCGCGGGTTCCGGGCCTGGCCGCCGAAGACCTGCTGGAAGGCGGATCGCTGTATCAGATCCTTGAAGAGCGCTACGGAATCGCCGCCGCGCTGGGGGAAAGCGTGATCGGGGTCTCGTTCGCCACTCCGCCTGAGGCCGAAGCCCTCAATCTGGCCCCCAACCACGCCGTTTTGCTGTACCGCTCGGTGGTGCAGGACACCTCAGGCCAGCCGTTTGAATACCTTAAATCGGTCAATCACCCACAGTTGGTGGTGTTCAACATCGGCGAGGGCCGCGCCGTCGTGGCACAGGAGCCCTGA
- a CDS encoding molybdopterin-dependent oxidoreductase, with amino-acid sequence MTPEFPAPGQVFLPGPMPRFGLPRYLGRQVQVAPDAPIGIFGHVICPAVLTPSLLAHVPRTAIIRDFHCVTTWTAPRVQWEGWRFTDVWAAALADSARPDVTHVMVSAHDGYQACVPLEELMQPDVLLADHMNGAPLTPAHGAPLRLIAPQLYGYKNIKHLRRLELLPAPVTSLAGRLLSHPRGRVDLEERSATGVSRFWRWVYHTQLNGYLRGARALSEQGSRTRTGAGAEGSAMT; translated from the coding sequence ATGACCCCTGAATTCCCCGCTCCCGGCCAGGTCTTTCTGCCCGGCCCCATGCCCCGATTTGGCCTGCCTCGCTACCTGGGGCGCCAGGTACAGGTCGCCCCCGATGCCCCGATCGGGATCTTCGGCCACGTCATCTGCCCAGCAGTCCTGACCCCATCGCTCCTGGCCCACGTCCCGCGGACGGCCATCATTCGTGACTTCCACTGCGTCACCACCTGGACCGCGCCCCGGGTACAGTGGGAGGGCTGGCGGTTTACGGACGTGTGGGCCGCTGCGTTGGCGGACTCCGCACGGCCAGACGTGACGCACGTGATGGTCAGCGCCCACGACGGCTACCAGGCGTGCGTCCCGCTGGAAGAATTGATGCAACCCGACGTGCTGCTGGCCGACCACATGAACGGCGCCCCGCTGACGCCCGCTCATGGGGCGCCCCTGCGGTTGATCGCGCCGCAACTGTACGGCTACAAGAACATCAAGCACCTCCGGCGCCTGGAGCTGCTCCCTGCGCCAGTCACCAGTCTTGCCGGGCGGCTTCTCTCTCACCCGCGCGGCAGGGTAGACCTGGAAGAACGCAGCGCAACCGGCGTATCCCGCTTCTGGCGGTGGGTATACCACACGCAGCTGAACGGGTATCTCCGCGGGGCCCGCGCGCTTTCGGAACAGGGAAGCCGAACGCGAACAGGCGCGGGTGCGGAAGGCAGCGCGATGACCTGA